In the genome of Streptomyces sp. 846.5, the window CGCGACGCTGCCGCCGCGGCCGGACGCGACCCCGGCGACGTGAAGATCTGCGTGGCGGCCCCGGCGTACGTCACCGAGGACGACTCGCCGCAGGCCCTGGCGCACGCGCGGGAGCAGTGCCGCTGGTTCGGCGGCATGGTCGGCAACCACGTCGCCGACCTGGTCAGCCAGTACGGCGAGAGCTCCGGCCTGGTCCCCGACGCGCTGACCGCCTACATCAAGGAACGTCAGGGGTACGACTACCGCCACCACGGCCGCTCCGGGAACCCGGACACCGCGTTCGTACCCGACGAGATCGTGGACCGGTTCTGCCTGATCGGTCCGCCCGAGGCGCAGGTCGCGAAGCTGGAGCAGCTGCGCGACCTGGGTGTGGACCAGTTCGCGGTCTACGCCATGCACGACGCCGTGGAGTCGACCATCGACGCATACGGCGCCAGTGTCATCCCCGCGGTGAGCTGACGACCCGGGACCACTGCTCCACTCGTTCGTCCGGCAGCCCGACGCCGTGCCCGCCGGCTTCCTGTCCCGTCCCCACGCGAGACCCCACGAACCGAGGTGGCCGTACATGTCCACAGTCACGCCCCTGCCCACGGCGGCGCAGACCGCCCATCCCGACGGAAGAGTCGAACTCGCCGCCGGAGTCACTCTCACCGACCCGCGCTTCACCAACGAGGACCTGATGCCGGTCCCGGTCGAGCGCAGACGCTGGACCACCTACAACTTCCTGGCGCTGTGGGTCGGCATGGCCCACAACATCCCCTCCTGGACCCTCGCCTCGGGCCTGGTGGCCCTGGGCATGGACTGGAAGCAGGCGGTGCTCACCATCGCCCTGGCCAACGTCATCGTGCTGGTCCCGATGCTGCTCACCGGACACGCCGGCACCAAGTACGGCATCCCCTTCCCGGTCTTCGCCCGCGCCTCCTTCGGCCTGCGCGGCGCCAACCTGCCCGCGCTGATCCGGGCCGCCGTCGCCTGCGCCTGGTTCGGGATCCAGAGCTGGATCGGCGGCGAGGGCATCTTCCTGCTGGCCGGCAAGCTCTTCGGGCACAGCTGGCAGACCGCCTCGGCGATCGGCGGCTACCCCTGGACGCAGTGGCTCTCCTTCCTGCTCTTCTGCGCGCTGGAGATCGCCATCATCTGCCGCGGCATGGAGACGCTGCGCCGGTTCGAGAACTGGGCCGCGCCCTTCGTCATCGCCGGTGCGCTGGCCCTGCTCGCCTGGATCGCCGTCAAGGCCGGAGGCTTCGGCCCGCTGCTGTCCCAGCCCTCCAAGCTCGGCTGGGGAAGCGGCTTCTGGAAGATCTTCTTCCCGTCCCTGATGGGCATGATCGGCTTCTGGTCGACACTGGCGCTCAACATCCCCGACTTCACCCGCTTCGGCGGCAGCCAGAAGGCCCAGACCCGCGGTCAGGCCCTCGGCCTGCCCACCACCATGACCCTCTTCGCCCTGCTCTCGGTCCTGGTCACCTCGGGCTCCCAGGCCGTCTACGGAACGCCCATCTGGGATCCGATCGCGCTCGCGGCCAAGATGAACAGCGTCGTGGGCACCCTCTTCGCCCTGCTGGTGGTCCTGGTCGCCACCCTGTCGGTGAACATCGCCGCCAATGTCGTCAGCCCCGCGTACGACCTCTCCAACCTGCTGCCGAAGATCATCAGCTTCCGCACCGGCGCGCTGATCGCCTGCCTGGTCGGCATCGTGATCTTCCCCTGGAAGCTGGTCGCCGACCCGCACGTCTACATCTTCACCTGGCTCGGCGTGGTCGGCGGCCTGCTCGGCACCGTCGCCGGCATCCTCATCGCCGACTACTGGATCATCCGCCGCACCCACCTGGAACTGGACCAGCTCTACACCCCCGGCGGCCGCTACTGGTACGCCTCCGGCTGGAACTGGCGGGCGGTGGTGGCCTTCGTCGTCGGCGGCCTGCTGGCCGTCGGCGGCTCCTACGGCGGTCCCTTCCCCACCGGCGGCATGATCCCCTTCCTGAAGCCGCTCGCCGACTACGGCTGGGCCGTCGGCCTGGCCTCCGCGCTGGTGCTCTACGTCGGCTTCACCCGCCTGGCCCCGCCGGCGGAGCCGCACGCGCCGACCACGGACGAGGCAGTCTCGGACGAGCCGGCCACGGCCGACAGCTGAGGCCGGTCCCGACGACGGGCCGCCCGGTTCACCGTTACCGGGCGGCCTCGGGGCCCGCGGCCTGCTGCGCCTCGTGGGCGAGCAGCGCGACATAGAGCGAGGTCAGCTGCTCCCAGTCGTCCAGGTCGACGTCCAGCAGCGTCTGGATGCTCTCCAGCCGCCGGTACAGCGCGGGCCGGCTGACGTGGTGTGTCTGGGCGGCCAGCGACTTGTTGCGGCCGGTCTCCAGGTAGGTCCGCAGCACCGCCAGCAGCGGTGCGTTCTCCAGCAGCGGCCCCAACTCCCTTTCGATGAACGCCTGCAGCTCCGGCTCGTCCCGCAGCAGCCGGACCAGCCCGCGCAGCCGTACATCGCGCAGCCGCGCCACCGCGGTGGCCGGGGGTCCCGCCACCGCGGCATCCGCCACGTGCACCGCCTCGACGAAGGACCGGCGCACCTCGTCGAGCACGGCGCAGCCGAACCCCGCCCCGACCACGGCCCGGCGCCCCCGCGCCGCCAGCCGCTCATGGGTCTGCACCGCGACCCGCCGCAGCGCGGCATCGGCGTCCTGGTCGTGCGGGATGCTCAGCAGCACCGCCGTGCCGTCCGCGCCGATGCTCCCCACCAGGCCCGCCACCGACTCCTCGCCGAGGATCCGGTCCAGCAGCTGCGGCAGCCCCTCCCGGTCGGCCGCACCGCCGGCCAGCTCGCGGACCACCACCGGCACGAACGTGCGCCGGTTCACCGGCAGTCCGGCGGCCCGGACCCGGGTGAGCAGCTGCTCCGGCCGGGCCGCGCCCGAGGCCAGGTCGCCGAGCAGGGACTCCGCCGCGTGGTCCTCCCAGCCCCGGTCGCGGTCGCCGAGCAGACGGTGCATGGCCAGCGCCTCGGCCGCGCGCTGCCCCAGCACCCGGCCGGACTCCTCCGAGCCCGGGTAGCCGAACAGCACCAGCCGCCCCCACCGCTGGCCCCGGGCCTCCAGCGCCGCCACGATCCAGCCGTCCGGGCCGACCGTCACCGGGTCGTTCCGCACCAGCTCGGCGACCTGCCGGGAGACCCGGTCCCAGTCGCGCATCAGCTCGCTCAGCGAGTTCCGGTCCCCCGCGGTGGCCAGCACCCGGTGCGCCAGGTTGACCAGAACGGCCGGGCAGCCGCCGAAAGAGGCGATCTCGTCCAGCAGTTGCTGCAGCGGGGCGCCGGAGAGATTGAGCGCGGTGAGCGAGGAGCGGATCCGATCGGAGAGATTGAGCGCGGCGAACCTGCCGTGCACCAGCTGCGAGTGCACCTCCTCGGTGAGCCGGGCGAACGGCGCCGGACGATGCAGCACGATCAGCGGCACCCCGCACCGTTCCGCCGCCCGGCGCATCGCCGGGGGCGTGGTCCGGAACGCCCGGCCCAGACCCAGCAGGACGGCCGCCACGTCGGCCCGCTGCATCGACTCGACGTACGCGACCTGGGCCTGCTCGTCGCCGGCCAGCAGCAGGCCGGTGGTGAGCACGATCTCGCCGCCGGTCAGCATCACCCCCACGTCCGCCGCCTCGGCCACGTGCAGCCACCGCACCGGCCGGTCCAGGTGGGCCGCGCCGGCCACCACCTCGGGTCCCCAGGTGGCCATCAGGTCCAGCCCCAGCACGTCGCGCACGGTGAGCCGGCCGACCGGGTCCCGGGTGTCCGGCACGGGGGATGTCTCGTCGCTCACGCGGACCGACCTCGCTGAGTGTGCTGGGGCCGGCCCCGGCGCTTGAACCGGAATCCGGCACTCTCGATTCCGCGAAGCTTACGCCCCGGCCGCAGTCGTCATCGGTTGGACAGCATGCGCAGCATGTCGGCGTACTCACCGCGGGCCTCGGCGAATCGCACCGGTTCGACCGCCTTGACGAGGATCTCATCCGGGTGCCCAGCGGACCCGAGGATCTCCATGACCTCGTCGAGGAAGGCATCGAGGGGCATGGCGGTCTGTGAGTCCTCCTGTCCCATCAGGGCGGTGCGCACCGCCGGCGGCACCAGTTCCAGGACGTCGATGTTCGTGTCCGCGAGTTGGACGCGGAGGCTCTCGGTGAAAGAGTGAATAGCGGCCTTGGTGGCGTTGTAGGTCGGGGCGATCGGCAGGGGGACGAATGCCAGCCCGGAGGACACCGTCATGATCGTCGCTTGCGGCCGGGTGGCGAGGTGTTCGGTCAGAGCGGCCACGAGGCGGATGGGGCCGAGGAGGTTGGTCGCCACCGTCGCTTCTGCCGTGGCAAGGAAACCACCACGGTGAAGGTCCTCCGGCAGCATGATGCCGGCCACCGCGACCAGGACGTCGAGGTCGGGAAAGCGTTGCAGCAGTTGCGCGGTGACGTCCTGGACGGCGACCGGGTCGGTGACGTCGAGCACGACGGACTCGACGCCGGGGTTCTCCGAGACGATCTGCGTCAGCCTGTCCTCGCGGCGCCCGGAAATGATGACCCGGTTGCCCGCCGCGTGCAGCCGCAGCGCGAGGCCGAGGCCGATGCCGGAGGTCGCTCCGGCGACGAAGACGGTGTTGCCCGTGACGTTCAAGGAATTCTCCGAACCGTAGTTGGTGACGAGGGGCAGCCGAGCCGGTGCGGGTGATGCGCGGCCGACAGCGCCGGGCATCACCCGCACCGGACGAGCGGGTCAGTGCTTGTTGACCGCCGAGGCCCAGTCGAAGTCCACGCCCATGTCGTGGTACATCTTCGAGTACCCGACGAAGCAGTTGAACATCTGGACCTTGCCGTCCTTCAGGTACCAGAAGTCGGCGGTCGGCGCGTCGACCTTCTGGCCGTTCCCCTTGACGAAGCCGCCTGTCGGCGACGCGAGTTGCCCGTCGAACGTGCCCTGGATCGACAGCTCGATGCTGATCACGTCGCCGTTCACGGTGATGCGCTTGAGGTCACGGTGAACGTTGGAGAAGAGGCTCTTCATGTAGGGCAGGACGTTGCCGAGCGCCGTTCCCCGATAGGCCTGGCCGGCGACCATGTCGTTGAAGACGCCGTCCTTGGTGAAGCTGTTGACGAACGTCTGGACGTCGATGTGGCTCCCCTCCGCCACGTAGTAGTCGCGCAGGACGACCGCGAGGTTGGCCTTCTCGTGCTTGGTCAGATGGCGGTCGGTGAGCGGCAGGTCCGCCAGTTGGAGTGCGGTCAGGGTCGGGGCGGCCGCGTTGCTCCGGCCCGCTGCCGCGCTGTGAGCGGGGCTGGCGGCCTGCGACGGCATGGCGGCGATGGAAAGACCGCCCAGGACAGCTACCGCGGTCGCGGCGGTGATCGACTTCCGGCTGAGCAGCTTCATGTCGTGTTCCTCCAGGTCTCTGTCGCGCCCTTAGTCATTCAAACGCTCGCTTAACTTTATGAACGGCACTGTGGGCTGTCAAGCCACTGTTTGAATTCTTTGGTCGCCCAGCCGCAGGGGGCGGGCGACCGTTGACGATGCACTCAAACATCTGCTTGAATACATCGTATGATGCAGGTGGAAAAGGCAGACCTGCGCCGGGAGGCCGGTCAGCGCACCCGGGACGGCCTCCAGACGGCCGCCCTGGAGGTAATCGCGCAACGAGGCCAGGAGGGCGTGACACTCCGCGAGATCACGGATCGCGCCGGAGCCAACGTTGCCGCGGTGAGCTACCACTTCGGGTCGCTGAAGAAGCTGTGCGACGCGGCGATCGAGCACGCGTTGGAGCGGTATCTCGACGACAAGATCCTGGAACTCGATTCCCTCGCCCCCACCGCGACACTCCATGAGGTGGCCCTGGCGTTCGCACGGCCGATGATGCGTGCGCTGGCGGCCGGAGGGCAGGACCTGGCTGTGATGCGGACGGTGGCGCGCGTCGGCATCGATCCACCCCAGGGATGGGATCGGCTGGACGACAAGTTCGACCGCAGTCGCCGGGGGGTCGTCCGCGTGCTGGCGCCGATCCTTCCCGGAGTCGACGACGAGGAACTGATCTTCCGTACCCGATGCGCGGCCGGCCTGCTGAACTGGCTCGCGCTGGCGCCCATCGGCACCGAGCTCGCCGCCCTGTCCGCCGAGCAGATCGAGCGGCAGCTGGTCCCCGTGGTGGCCGGGGCGTTCCGTGGGGACACTCCCCCCGGCCGCTGACGCGGCCAGGGCCTGTAGGCCGCGCATGAACTCGATGCAGACGCCCAGTTGACATGTACTCAGCGTCCGCGCTCTACTCATGTTTCGTGCCGATTGGCAACGTTGTCAGACCCTCGGGCGTGACACCGGCGCCAATCGAGGAAGCCACCTGTCCCTGGCACACCCATGCGCGAAGCACGAAACGCGGAGGCAACCGATGGCCACACGGCGGCGCCCGGACGGACCACGTATCAGCAGCAGACTCCGTCAACGCCTGACCGTGGTGGCCCTGGTGGCCATCGCGGTCGTACCCTTCCAGCCCCTCGGCAGTGCCGTGGCCGCGTCCGGCCCGCAGCTCGTCGCGGACCCCGCAGCGCTGGTCAATCCTCTGATCGGCACCTCGGGCGCCGTCGACACCTTTCCCGGTCCCGACATGCCCAACGGCATGATCCAGTGGAGCCCGGACACCACGCCCGCCCGCACCGACGGCGGCGGCTACGAGTACAACAGCACCAAGATCTCCGGCTACAGCCTCACCCATGTCTCGGGCCCCGGCTGCCCCGTCGCGGGCGACATCCCGATCCTCCCGCTCACCGGTGCCCTGACCGGCAACCTCTCCGACACCACGTCCACGTTCAGCCATGCCCACGAGCAGACCGGGATCGGCTACTACGGCCTGACCGACGCCTCGGGCGTCAGGACCGAGCTGACCGACACCACCCGGGCGGGACTGGGGAAGTTCACCTTCCCGTCCGGTACGCAGGCCAGTCTGCTGCTGAAGCTGAGCGGCGGCGCCACGCAGGTGGACGGCACCCGGGCGAAGGTGGTCAGTGACACCGAGGTCAGCGGCGCCGTCGACAGCGGCCACTTCTGCGGCGCCGACAACCGCTACACGCTGCACTTCGACATCAGGTTCAACCGGCCGTTCACCCGGAGCGGCACCTGGGTCGGCAGCACCATCAACCCCGACGCGAAATCGCTCAGCCTCGGTCGCCCGCAGCAGTCGCCGGCCGCGCCGCAGAGCACTCCGCGGAAGCAGAAGCACTTCACTCTCCCGGCCACCCAGTCCCCGACCATCCACCCGACCGCGACGGCCTCGTCCGCCCCCGTCACCGGCGCCAACGGCATGTACCTCACCTTCGACACCTCCTCGTCGACCACGGTGACAGCGGCCGTCGGGATCTCGTACACCAGCGACGTCAACGCCGCCTCGAACCGCTCCACCGAGGTCAAGGGGTGGGACTTCGCCGCCGTGCGGCAGGCCAACCACGACGCCTGGAACACCGTCCTGAAGCGGGTGCAGGTCGGCGGCGGCAGCAACGACCAGCAGGTCCAGTTCTACACCGCCCTCTACCACTCGCTGCTGCACCCCAACGTGTACTCCGACGACAACGGCCAGTACATGGGCATGGACGAGCAGATCCACAAGATCGGCAAGGGCCAGAAGGCGCAGTACGCCAACTACTCGGGCTGGGACACCTACCGCTCCCAGACACAGTTGATCGCCATGGTCGAGCCGAAGGTCACCGGCGACATCGTCACCTCGATGCTCAACGGCTACGACCAGACCGGCCTGCTGCCCAAGTGGGCCTCCGACAACGGCGAGAGCTACGTGATGGTCGGCGACCCGGGCGCCGCGATCATCGCCGACGCGTACGCGTT includes:
- a CDS encoding SDR family NAD(P)-dependent oxidoreductase — encoded protein: MNVTGNTVFVAGATSGIGLGLALRLHAAGNRVIISGRREDRLTQIVSENPGVESVVLDVTDPVAVQDVTAQLLQRFPDLDVLVAVAGIMLPEDLHRGGFLATAEATVATNLLGPIRLVAALTEHLATRPQATIMTVSSGLAFVPLPIAPTYNATKAAIHSFTESLRVQLADTNIDVLELVPPAVRTALMGQEDSQTAMPLDAFLDEVMEILGSAGHPDEILVKAVEPVRFAEARGEYADMLRMLSNR
- a CDS encoding NCS1 family nucleobase:cation symporter-1, which gives rise to MSTVTPLPTAAQTAHPDGRVELAAGVTLTDPRFTNEDLMPVPVERRRWTTYNFLALWVGMAHNIPSWTLASGLVALGMDWKQAVLTIALANVIVLVPMLLTGHAGTKYGIPFPVFARASFGLRGANLPALIRAAVACAWFGIQSWIGGEGIFLLAGKLFGHSWQTASAIGGYPWTQWLSFLLFCALEIAIICRGMETLRRFENWAAPFVIAGALALLAWIAVKAGGFGPLLSQPSKLGWGSGFWKIFFPSLMGMIGFWSTLALNIPDFTRFGGSQKAQTRGQALGLPTTMTLFALLSVLVTSGSQAVYGTPIWDPIALAAKMNSVVGTLFALLVVLVATLSVNIAANVVSPAYDLSNLLPKIISFRTGALIACLVGIVIFPWKLVADPHVYIFTWLGVVGGLLGTVAGILIADYWIIRRTHLELDQLYTPGGRYWYASGWNWRAVVAFVVGGLLAVGGSYGGPFPTGGMIPFLKPLADYGWAVGLASALVLYVGFTRLAPPAEPHAPTTDEAVSDEPATADS
- a CDS encoding nuclear transport factor 2 family protein, whose translation is MKLLSRKSITAATAVAVLGGLSIAAMPSQAASPAHSAAAGRSNAAAPTLTALQLADLPLTDRHLTKHEKANLAVVLRDYYVAEGSHIDVQTFVNSFTKDGVFNDMVAGQAYRGTALGNVLPYMKSLFSNVHRDLKRITVNGDVISIELSIQGTFDGQLASPTGGFVKGNGQKVDAPTADFWYLKDGKVQMFNCFVGYSKMYHDMGVDFDWASAVNKH
- a CDS encoding TetR/AcrR family transcriptional regulator, with translation MMQVEKADLRREAGQRTRDGLQTAALEVIAQRGQEGVTLREITDRAGANVAAVSYHFGSLKKLCDAAIEHALERYLDDKILELDSLAPTATLHEVALAFARPMMRALAAGGQDLAVMRTVARVGIDPPQGWDRLDDKFDRSRRGVVRVLAPILPGVDDEELIFRTRCAAGLLNWLALAPIGTELAALSAEQIERQLVPVVAGAFRGDTPPGR
- a CDS encoding PucR family transcriptional regulator — encoded protein: MSDETSPVPDTRDPVGRLTVRDVLGLDLMATWGPEVVAGAAHLDRPVRWLHVAEAADVGVMLTGGEIVLTTGLLLAGDEQAQVAYVESMQRADVAAVLLGLGRAFRTTPPAMRRAAERCGVPLIVLHRPAPFARLTEEVHSQLVHGRFAALNLSDRIRSSLTALNLSGAPLQQLLDEIASFGGCPAVLVNLAHRVLATAGDRNSLSELMRDWDRVSRQVAELVRNDPVTVGPDGWIVAALEARGQRWGRLVLFGYPGSEESGRVLGQRAAEALAMHRLLGDRDRGWEDHAAESLLGDLASGAARPEQLLTRVRAAGLPVNRRTFVPVVVRELAGGAADREGLPQLLDRILGEESVAGLVGSIGADGTAVLLSIPHDQDADAALRRVAVQTHERLAARGRRAVVGAGFGCAVLDEVRRSFVEAVHVADAAVAGPPATAVARLRDVRLRGLVRLLRDEPELQAFIERELGPLLENAPLLAVLRTYLETGRNKSLAAQTHHVSRPALYRRLESIQTLLDVDLDDWEQLTSLYVALLAHEAQQAAGPEAAR